GATAAAAAGGTGTTTTGTTTCTTTGACCTTCGTTGACGTTTCCATGGTGTTGATAAACCTTGYCATGGTGCTAACAGAATCCCTCTGCTTCTTGGTGTGTGTTCAGGTGTTGAGAAACACCGGCTGTTGAGTCAGGTGGTACTCCCGCCCCAGGACCCCCTCCTGCGTTCCCCCCCCAGCACCTCTGTAGCGGAGGACACCAAGCCCAGCCGCTGGAAGGACGAGGAGCGCCGTGGAGGCGGGgacaagagggaggggaggagccgCAGGAACGAGGAGGCTGACGCCcgtggagacagaggaggagcaggcagaggaggggagagacgggGGGAGCACCCCTCAGATAGCAGTACCCCTGTCTCGGCCTCCGGCTCGGACTCtaggagaggtaaagagagggacGGTCGGGAGCCCACCCCTCCCCCGCCGCCCGTGGCCCTGGTCACCGAGGACAGAGATGCTCCAGTCCCGTCAGGTCATGAGGAGGGCAAGAAGAAGACTAAGTCCCAGAAGAAAGGCCTGaagaaggggaggaaggaggagggcgtGGCAGGAGGTGTTTCAGGAGCTCCAGAGAGGTTCACCAACCCAGAGCCCCCCTCCTCCATGGCCCTCTCGGACGGCCCCccgccccctctcctctccccccgcaAGGCGCCTAAGAAGAAGGCGCTGGACAAGAAGAGGAAACGATCCCGTGGCGCCGAGTCGGACGCGTCTGAGGAGGAACCAGGCTCCTCCCATCTTCCCCTGGGCAAGAGGAACAAGAGGGGTCCCCGGACGCCCCCGCCCGCGCCAAAGGAGGCTCTGCTATCCCAGAGGGCCATGCCACATTCTGTTGCAGAGCCCTTGCCACAGCCCGTCAAAATGGACACCAACTTCAGCGACTGGTCTGACGAGGATGTGCTGGAGCGCGGTGGTGGATCGGCGGCCGTTAAGGCACCKCCCCCCACAGTCCCCACTGAGAGGACTCCGACCGAAGCTCTTCCCAGGAGAGGAGGTCCGAgggggggcaaggagagggagaggatggagaggccTGTTCCCCTGCCCATCGCCCCTCTGCTGTCCCAGGACCCTCCTATGTTACTACCGACCCTGCCCCCCCAGCCCCTCATGTCCCAGCCCCTGCTGAGGAAGCCTCCTCCGGAGCAGAAGAGGAGCAGCAGTATGGGAAGCAACCAAAGCAGGGCCTCATCCAGACGTCTCCGCTCTCCCTCCAACGAGTCAGCCCACAGAGAGGACCCTCAGAGGTTACCTGCAGCAGGGCAAGGGACCTAGGCCGAGCAGGCGAGGACGACCAGCTGCCAGGCGGGCAACCTCCGAGCCGGGACCGGAGAAGGGAGCGACAGGGGCAGCGTGGTGAGAGAGTAGAGGGGACAGTGCGTTCCACAGAGCCTGCCGGTGGCGAGGGGAGAGGAGCGGAAGTCACGCATCGACccgctgaggagaggagagcccaGTCCGCCGCACCTCGCTGCAGGTAACGCGCGAGCACACATCTCTTTTAACAGGTTTAGTTGAAAACAGTGGAAGGCTCCTTACTAGTTTGATTGATATTATATCTGGTTTTATTACTTTCCTGCTGGTTTTCCTTCCAGCCGGGGCAGGACTCTCGGCAGCCACAGCTGCAGACTAGCTCCTGAGTCATAGTCGTACAGGTGCAGTCGCCGGGCCGGGTCCTTACGACGGCCGATCGACGGTGAGAGTGGAGAAAGAGGCGAGGGAGCTGGGAACGAGTTACTTGAGAGGTGAGGCGTGAGCGCAGGTACTCCGACAGCAACAGGGGCCTCCCGGGGCACTAACCTCCTCCAGCAGCATGGGGCAGCAGAGAGATCTGGGAGTCTAGAGGGGCCTCACGGCGAGTGGGGTGGGGAGGGGCCGGTGAACCCCTCTCATGGCGTGGAGCAACAGAGAGTCAAATGAGAAAGCGTGATCTCGCGTTGACATGCGGGGTTGGAGAGAGAGCTGGCTTCTGCCGAGGGTCTCCCCTGCAGCAGCCTGCGAACGAGAGGCGGGACAGGGAGCGCGGTGGAAACAGGGGCGTTCGTTGGCCGTGGTGGCGACCATTTGGCACGACCGGGAGCCCGGCAGAGTGATTGCTAGCTGGATGGATCCCTGCGCTTACATGGGGCCCCAGAACAGGATGGACATGAGGGCGGAGAGACCATTGACGACAGATTATGAGGGAGATCAGATCACATATGAAGGGGAGAGACAGATCCAGATTTAAGACGGGGGATACTGCGAGGAGATAGACCTGCATATGAGGGGCTGATACATTCGACGGGGATAGTGAGAGGAGATATGTAAAGCGAGACTTA
This region of Salvelinus sp. IW2-2015 linkage group LG12, ASM291031v2, whole genome shotgun sequence genomic DNA includes:
- the LOC139028450 gene encoding zinc finger CCCH domain-containing protein 13-like gives rise to the protein VEKHRLLSQVVLPPQDPLLRSPPSTSVAEDTKPSRWKDEERRGGGDKREGRSRRNEEADARGDRGGAGRGGERRGEHPSDSSTPVSASGSDSRRGKERDGREPTPPPPPVALVTEDRDAPVPSGHEEGKKKTKSQKKGLKKGRKEEGVAGGVSGAPERFTNPEPPSSMALSDGPPPPLLSPRKAPKKKALDKKRKRSRGAESDASEEEPGSSHLPLGKRNKRGPRTPPPAPKEALLSQRAMPHSVAEPLPQPVKMDTNFSDWSDEDVLERGGGSAAVKAPPPTVPTERTPTEALPRRGGPRGGKERERMERPVPLPIAPLLSQDPPMLLPTLPPQPLMSQPLLRKPPPEQKRSSSMGSNQSRASSRRLRSPSNESAHREDPQRLPAAGQGT